A portion of the Betaproteobacteria bacterium genome contains these proteins:
- a CDS encoding ferrous iron transport protein A yields the protein MNTLRDLKVGDRARVRGFSEAGGAYRRKLLSMGLTPGAELSVTRVAPMGDPVEIRVRGFALSLRKDEADALSVEKL from the coding sequence ATGAACACCTTGAGAGATCTCAAAGTCGGTGACCGCGCCCGCGTGCGCGGCTTTTCGGAAGCCGGCGGTGCCTACCGCCGCAAGCTCCTGTCGATGGGGCTGACGCCCGGCGCAGAACTCAGCGTAACGCGGGTGGCGCCGATGGGAGATCCGGTCGAAATCCGTGTGCGCGGCTTTGCCCTGTCGCTGCGCAAGGACGAGGCCGATGCCCTGAGCGTGGAGAAACTGTGA
- the feoB gene encoding ferrous iron transport protein B: MTTSTTCTIALVGNPNCGKTTLFNALTGSRQQVGNWPGVTVEKKSGEYKHDGLRFEVVDLPGTYSLDVVDREVSLDEKVARDYVHAGEASLVINIVDAANLERNLYLTSQLAEMRVPLLVVLNMVDVAEDKGMSVDAAALSRRLGCPVVPVVASEGRGIDALKTAIRQAVKSRQAATAEIAYDEGLERAIGEIVPRLEAAARTHSTSPRWLAVRLLEGDDLARAAAGPELAAQAADKAKELGDDLDILVADARYGLANRIASATVKVSGRASRDMTDRIDHVVLNRALGIPIFLVMMYLMFMFTINIGGAFIDFFDQFAAAIFVDGSKQVLERVGSPEWANVLLASGIGGGLQTVATFIPVIGFLFLFLSVLEDSGYMARAAFVMDRFMRWVGLPGKSFVPLIVGFGCNVPAIMATRTLEHRRDRLMTIAMAPFMSCGARLPVYVLFAAAFFPEGAQNVVFGLYLIGIAIAVLTGLVLKKTLLKGEATPFIMELPP, from the coding sequence ATGACTACCAGCACCACCTGCACGATTGCCCTGGTCGGCAACCCGAACTGCGGCAAGACCACCCTTTTCAACGCCCTCACCGGCTCGCGCCAGCAGGTCGGCAACTGGCCGGGGGTCACCGTCGAGAAGAAGAGCGGTGAATACAAGCACGATGGCCTGCGCTTCGAAGTGGTCGATCTGCCGGGCACCTACTCGCTCGACGTGGTGGACCGCGAGGTCTCCCTCGACGAGAAGGTCGCGCGCGACTATGTGCACGCGGGCGAAGCCAGCCTGGTGATCAACATCGTCGACGCGGCCAACCTGGAGCGCAACCTCTATCTCACGAGTCAGCTCGCCGAGATGCGCGTGCCGCTGCTGGTGGTGCTCAACATGGTCGACGTCGCGGAAGACAAGGGCATGTCGGTCGACGCGGCCGCCCTGTCGCGCCGCCTCGGCTGCCCGGTGGTGCCAGTGGTGGCCTCCGAAGGTCGCGGCATCGACGCGCTCAAGACGGCGATTCGCCAAGCCGTCAAGTCGCGGCAGGCGGCGACGGCCGAGATCGCGTATGACGAAGGCCTGGAGCGCGCGATCGGCGAGATCGTGCCGCGGCTCGAGGCTGCGGCCCGCACGCACTCGACCTCGCCGCGCTGGCTCGCCGTGCGCCTGCTCGAAGGCGACGACCTCGCCCGCGCGGCAGCCGGACCGGAACTCGCCGCGCAGGCGGCAGACAAGGCGAAGGAACTCGGCGACGATCTCGACATCCTCGTCGCCGACGCCCGCTACGGCCTCGCCAATCGCATCGCCAGTGCCACTGTCAAGGTGAGCGGCCGTGCCAGCCGGGACATGACCGACCGCATCGACCACGTGGTGCTGAACCGCGCGCTCGGCATCCCGATCTTCCTGGTGATGATGTACCTGATGTTCATGTTCACCATCAACATCGGCGGTGCGTTCATCGACTTCTTCGACCAGTTCGCGGCGGCCATTTTCGTCGATGGCTCCAAGCAGGTGCTGGAGCGCGTGGGCTCGCCGGAATGGGCCAACGTGCTGCTCGCCAGCGGCATCGGTGGTGGCCTGCAGACGGTCGCCACCTTCATCCCGGTGATCGGCTTCCTGTTCCTGTTCCTGTCGGTGCTGGAGGACTCCGGTTACATGGCGCGGGCTGCGTTCGTGATGGACCGCTTCATGCGCTGGGTGGGGCTGCCAGGCAAGAGCTTCGTTCCGCTGATCGTCGGCTTCGGCTGCAACGTGCCGGCAATCATGGCCACGCGCACCCTCGAACACCGTCGCGACCGCCTGATGACCATCGCCATGGCGCCCTTCATGTCGTGCGGCGCACGCCTGCCGGTGTACGTGCTGTTCGCCGCCGCCTTCTTCCCGGAAGGTGCGCAGAACGTGGTCTTCGGGCTTTACCTCATCGGCATCGCAATCGCCGTGCTGACCGGTCTCGTGCTCAAGAAGACGCTCCTCAAGGGCGAAGCCACACCCTTCATTATGGAGCTTCCGCCC
- a CDS encoding c-type cytochrome, protein MTRAEEVGAPLLRCPQQRDTDPAPPSFQKLVNPLPKTATDIEQGKLLYERDAKPIACVNCHGFKGDAAGKDGVDLDPPPRNFICQPTMAEITDGQMFYVILHGSGDFHWPARQGAQLIERPGVGKPRATSMRAYQDYLSESDIWKIVMYIRTLPAAAGKSDGSSR, encoded by the coding sequence ATGACACGCGCCGAAGAGGTCGGCGCACCGCTCCTGCGCTGCCCGCAGCAGCGCGACACGGACCCAGCGCCGCCGAGCTTTCAGAAGCTCGTGAATCCGCTGCCGAAGACGGCCACCGACATCGAACAGGGCAAATTGCTGTACGAGCGCGATGCGAAGCCGATTGCCTGCGTCAACTGTCACGGCTTCAAGGGTGACGCGGCCGGCAAGGACGGCGTCGATCTCGATCCTCCGCCGCGCAATTTCATCTGCCAGCCGACCATGGCCGAGATCACCGACGGGCAGATGTTCTACGTGATCCTGCACGGCTCCGGCGACTTCCACTGGCCGGCTCGTCAGGGTGCACAACTCATCGAACGCCCGGGCGTCGGCAAGCCGCGCGCAACCAGCATGCGCGCCTACCAGGACTATCTGAGCGAGTCGGACATCTGGAAGATCGTGATGTACATCCGCACACTACCCGCGGCGGCCGGCAAGTCCGATGGCTCCTCGCGATAA